One region of Syntrophobacter fumaroxidans MPOB genomic DNA includes:
- the rpmB gene encoding 50S ribosomal protein L28 gives MSRKCEFCGKEPHVGNNVSHANNKTKRLWYPNLQTVRHMDKSGAVRRVKACTRCIRTGLVVKPA, from the coding sequence ATGAGCAGGAAATGCGAGTTTTGCGGGAAAGAACCGCATGTCGGCAACAATGTGAGCCACGCGAACAACAAGACCAAGCGTCTATGGTATCCCAATCTCCAGACCGTGCGGCACATGGACAAGAGCGGGGCCGTCCGCCGGGTCAAGGCGTGTACCCGGTGCATCCGGACCGGTCTCGTGGTGAAGCCCGCCTGA